The nucleotide sequence ggcagcccgaacccgcgctcgaagtgcgtgaggaagaccacgcgctcctgcccctcgagCCGAGGCCTCTGCTCGCTGCGCGGTAGACGGACGCCGACGTCCatctcccgcggcaggcgccgcgtcGCCCGAAGTTGGGTGATGTCCTCGGTGGTGACATTCGAACCCATTCAGGAGCCCGACGGCAGAGCCATGttcagaggaagaagaaaggagatgGACGACAAGGAGTTCTGCTCGGAGCAGCGGGCGCAGCTGCGCGTCGGTTGCGTAGAGCAAAGCAAGAGcagggggacaggagggcgcgagcgagaatgatgtccgccgcccccttgcccccctcaatttataaccctcagtttgaacgtggggaagtgggatcgtctgcacgcgcccgttccactaccccgcaataagtgcgcacgcaCACGTGCAGTAACTGGCCGTggaagagcaaccggcccccggaTGCCGCAATAAATCTGTGCGTGTGGGACAAGGGCGCGCGGCGacgggccccagcccgtcgccaagtcccgtcacgcgcgtggcctgtcaggcccctccgacttccgggcaccacgtggcgcccgtgcgaagcccgagggattgccccaagattcgacggactcctcggttcccgccacgtTCGGGgtgccgcgatccggtttccgagaaaaccggcacacagtgggtgttgccggacccggcgctcgcagaattcgccttgcttaagggggaaactacGAAGGCCCCTCATCCGAAgatggcggaccttcacagcttcggggactactgtcggggggatgaacctcgggcaggcaacggaacgcGGATCCTGTTCAAAAATTACGGGGCTGGCATCGCCCCTCAAACCGGCAcgggcttggccgggtcgctcgacccggccaagccccgcaacccGGCCAGGCTCCTCGACCCGGCAAGATGCGTCGACTCGGCCTTAACAACttgcgcaagacagccgaacccgacaCAATCGAAGCTTCATCGACAAGCCAGCTTCACCCGTGGCGTGCTCCGCAATCTAGCCACGGGTCAGtgcccgtcccatccaggccgtacgatgggacgagtcttcaatcaGCTATGACTGAGGCAACAGTGTCCCGCCCATGCCTccggtcagccggagcgtggcaatagtgcccctcacctacccgctgaccagggccggcgtggctacagtgccctcgCCCTCACTGCTGACGATAACAAGcagcaacctgacggagagcactgtacacgactcgactccgccacgccctgacgatcgacaagacggtgcacagtccccctaggcacgcggggcccgcacctaggggaacccggcgaaccacaagccctcagcgggacccagcccgggttcccggacaccgacaatacggacccaccgacttgtaacattaccattgtacccctggggggttggtctataaaaccccccaggagctcGCGATCACAGAGGCATGTAAGGAGAGAAAGACACGCACAGAAGTAAGCATAGAACTAGCCACCGAAGcaacaccagagagaaggagcagccagAGCCTTGGCCAGTTTCCTTCCTcccccatacagctccaggagcagcaTTGTACTATGAatatccaactacactcggcaggactaggggtattatctctccggagagccccgaacctggataTGTCCGGCGTCcagcgcccgctcatgccaacctcgcctctggagtccaccagcgccctcgagcctcctcctctctttagccatcccttgacatctaccgtgcgcccaccacgacacatCTACAATATGGAAATCAACATCAAACTACATCTACGTGCAAAAAAAAAACCCGGCAAGTTTAACCAAATTTTCACCTTGGGAGGATTTTGTCGAACAAGTTTCGTGCGGGGATGAAGGAATGACCGGCTGCTAGTCGGAGCGTCGATGGTGGTCGTGCCGGCTATTGTGGGTGTGCGGTTGGGTCTCCTACGCCTCCTTGATGGTGTGCGGCTGGTGGCTGAGCTTATTTGCGGCCACACAATGCCGACAACGCCAACCGAAGCAATGGCGGCTCGGCTCAGCCACGTTGGTCGTTCGACAACCCCTCCAAGCTTTGGCAACCCGTAGTTCTACTACGGAAGGTGGCCACGAGCTACGAGAGCCATCAAGGGCGCTGCGCGCTCCAGCCAACGGTGCCTCCGGCGGCGCGGCTGGCGGTGGGGTTAGGGATCGACGGACGAGCGGTGGCGGGCGACTACCAGGGTGAAATGGTCGACAGTGGGAGGCGGGTGGAGGAGAGCGACTGTGACACGGGAAGGTACCGTCTGGCAGTTGGGTGTTCGCGCGACACGAGTTGGTTTTACACGCGCGGTGGCTGATGTGTATATTTGAATCACCAAGTGATGTATATTTGAATCACCAAGTGATGTGTATATTTGAATCACCAAGTGGCTGATGGAGTATTTTACATCTAGAGTAGAACCAGCGTTTTTTTTTACTGTTGGAGCACTATTTTTCGGCATTTGTACTGTAAAAAGTGGTTATTTAAACATCTACATTGGACATGCTCTGCATATTAAACTTTGAGGGACTGGTATGCATTTGCGAAAAACAGAGCGCGATTCGTTCCTAGACCCAATGCACCAAAAAGTTCAAAACCCTTTTCTCCCTCAAAAAAAGTAAAATTCAAAACCTTTTTCGTTCCTCCCGAACCGTCGCGTCCACCGCCGCAACCCCATTTCCCACACCGCCACCGCCGGCGCCCCTCCGCCGACGACGCAGCGGACGAGAGGCAAGGGGAGCGATGGTCTCCGCGGCGGCGGAGAAGGGCGAGGACCCGCGCTGGAGGAGGAGCAACACGGACTgcgtcttcttcctcgtctcccgcGTCAGCTGCACCAAGGTGCCGTACCACTCAAAACCCTAGCGCAAATCCGTCGATTCGTTTGGTTTCTGTGTCTCCTTGCCGGTGAATGGTAGCTGGATGCCGCCTCGGTTGGTTGATTTACTGATCGGAGTTCGTGTGCGGTTTTGGTTGCAGGGGTCCAAGTGCGAGTACCGCCACTGCGAGGGCGCGCGGTTCAACCCCAGGAACTGCTGGTACTGGTTCCACGGCAGCTGCGTCAACCCAAGCTGCACCTTTCGCCACCCTGTGTGTGATCCGTACATCCGTAACCTCTGAGCTCAATACCTTCGAATTGATATGTGTGTGTGCTTCTGTAATCGCAAGAAGAAGTGTGTGTACTTCCATGCTTGCTTGCATGCCTAGGACGCTTGCTTTGGTGGTTAGTCATTGGTGTCATTATTACGCTTGTGCCAGGCTAGCTTCTGTTGTGGTATAATTTGCGAAGAAGGGCTGCATGCCTGATATGTCATTATCACAGTGGATCTCTCTTTGCTTAGAGAAATATTCACAAATACCCTTGATCTTATTCTAGGTATACATTAACTCCAATTCTTCTATTACACCTTGCACGCTGAGCCTGCCTACTGTTAGTCAGCACAATTCGGTGTAAAATTTCGTAGAATTTCTTGTTTGTATGCATTGTGAGTTTGTGACAGCAAACAATTCCATTTCCATGTGTAGTTTTGTGCTTTGCTGCATGCCTGCATTTCGTTTAGGGGTGGAAATTTATAACCATGAAATCAGGTATGAAAAGGAGGCTTACTTGACCCGGCGGTTAATTTTTTTGAGTTTGTCTATGCTCATGTACCAATTCTACAAATATAATATGAGATTCCATAGAATATCAGGTTGTGGTATTTCGATGAATTGCCCTGATAGTGTGTTGGTGCTTGTTGTCTGATGAGCTTTTCCTGTTGCAGCCAATGGAAAATTTCAACCGAACCAAGTCCTTGACAGTCCCACCCTCATCAGATGGTCCTATTTCTGTCAAGACAGCCAATCCTTGTTATTTCTACTATAGCTCTGGCTGCAAAAAAGGTGACAATTGCCCCTTCCTACATGAGCCAACCCCTAGCACTGAATCAGCGATTTCTTCTGAGGCTATTGCTTTCAATCCTGCTGTCAACGAAAATTCCGCTGGAGATGAGATGGTTGAGGCATTGAAGGATGCTCACACAAGTCCTTGTCAGGACACCTTGTACCACATAAAGAAATGCCACTCAAAAGAAGTTCCTGAGTCAATATATCTCCAATTTGATGGTCCTATTTCGGTCACGCCTGAAACATCAATTGACACTGGTGAATACATAAAGTGTTTCACCCACTCAGATCAGAGCTCAGAATATTCAACAATGGAGGACGCAGAGCAAGATGAAAGTCGTGATTCCTCCCTTGGATTTGATGTGCTCGTTGATTATGGGCTCTCTAACAAGAATGACCTTGAGAAACAATTGGCACAGAAAAGAGATGCTCAGGTGCTTCATGCGAAATATGATATTGGAGATCCAGTCTGTTATGATCGGGATTATTATGATTCATGGTACTATGGGCAAGCATTTTGTAGCTTTGATGATCAACATGGTTATCTTAGTCATCCTGAAGGAGTTCAAGACCCTGATGTTGAGACCACTTTGGGACACATACCACACAATACAAGAAAGCTTGCAAGGCCAAGTTCTGATGAGTATGATAGAATGTTCTTCAATTCCAGCTTCATCGGCTCAGCAGCAGATGATGTGTTTCCTCGTCAGCATACTGAGACAAGACACACTTCAAAGAGAAGACCTGAGAAGAGAAAAGGTGCCAAGAGCAGGAAGGGTCGCACTAAGAGGCGTCGGGGTCTTGAACCCGCGAGTGGTTTCCAAGGCATTGAATCAAGATCCACTCATTACAGGCAAGAGTTCTTGATGGAGGAGTGTGCTCAGTCTGTTGTCTGTGCTACCTTCAGGGGGCAGAAGAAGAAACGTAGAGGAAAACAGCACAATGTAATTTCTGCTAGATCTTCTGAACATCCTACCACAGATTTTACTGGGCCAAAGACCCTAGCTCAGATAAAAGAAGAGAATTGTGTATCTAAGTCACGCTTTAGCCACTCTGCTGCTCGCATGCCTCATGGGGGTTCTTTCTCAAATGATTTTGAAGGCCCAAAATCTCTGACTGAGCTTCTCAAGGCTAAGGATAGGATTTCAATTAGCCAGCGCACCATACTGTAGCAAGTGCATATAAACTGCAATATTGTCTGTTCTCTGCTCAGCTTGGTCAGGATGATGTTTATGGCAGCTGCGTTAGCAACTTGGGAGGACAACTGTCAAAGAGAATGGAACATGAAGTGTCACTTCTGCAGTCGGACTATTTAACATTCTGGTTAATTTTAGGAGGAAGGAATCAACATTCAAGAATAACTAGCTGCTATAGTTGGTAAATGATGTTAACTAGCTTGTTACTTCTTGTTGCCACGTACGTAACTGTAAGTTAGGGCTCGCTGGAGATTCTGTTATGTCTTTTAGACCATCAGTTAACATTGTGGCAGGGTCATCTACTACTTTTCTGTATATCTGCGCAGTTCATATCCCTTTCAGCTGCTTTACAATCCAGGATTAATAGTGCATTAAGGCGAGAAGAGAGGGGTGATGATATTTGCTGTTGATTCTGCATTTAATGTTAAGCTACTTTAGGCAATATTCTGTTAGCTCTTGAATAcatcacaacaaacatgatggtgtTTCAGCTAATAGTACTTGTGTAGGCAGGCAGAGGGTCCCGTTTTATCAATACACTACTTGGTGTCAATGCATTGTACATACATTGATACATACCTTATATCCTTCCTTCGTCTTGAGCCTTCTTCAGTTGTCACCATCATGTGACTCATCCTGAATTTGTTATGGTTAACCTTCCTTGatatgcatgtactccctccgtccgaaaatacttgtcatcaaaatggataaaagggatgtatctagacgtattttagttttagatacatctcttttcatccattttgatgacaagtatttccggacggagggagtatattattagGTTTGGTCAATACACACTTTCCTCCCCACTGCAGACCTTATTATGCACCATAGGACTTCTTAGGTATGAACACTGAAAGAAACACCCACGAACACAGGTAGAGAAGGACGGAAGTAATACCAAAGGAAGATGGCAGAGCTGCAGAGATCTTCCCAAACATTTAGGAGGTCTGGTTCTTCTGGTCTGATCTGGGAGGAGAGGCTTATGCCTAAAGACCAGAACCAGAGGAATCAAGGGGCAGCTGGG is from Triticum aestivum cultivar Chinese Spring chromosome 1B, IWGSC CS RefSeq v2.1, whole genome shotgun sequence and encodes:
- the LOC123114618 gene encoding zinc finger CCCH domain-containing protein 34, which translates into the protein MVSAAAEKGEDPRWRRSNTDCVFFLVSRVSCTKGSKCEYRHCEGARFNPRNCWYWFHGSCVNPSCTFRHPPMENFNRTKSLTVPPSSDGPISVKTANPCYFYYSSGCKKGDNCPFLHEPTPSTESAISSEAIAFNPAVNENSAGDEMVEALKDAHTSPCQDTLYHIKKCHSKEVPESIYLQFDGPISVTPETSIDTGEYIKCFTHSDQSSEYSTMEDAEQDESRDSSLGFDVLVDYGLSNKNDLEKQLAQKRDAQVLHAKYDIGDPVCYDRDYYDSWYYGQAFCSFDDQHGYLSHPEGVQDPDVETTLGHIPHNTRKLARPSSDEYDRMFFNSSFIGSAADDVFPRQHTETRHTSKRRPEKRKGAKSRKGRTKRRRGLEPASGFQGIESRSTHYRQEFLMEECAQSVVCATFRGQKKKRRGKQHNVISARSSEHPTTDFTGPKTLAQIKEENCVSKSRFSHSAARMPHGGSFSNDFEGPKSLTELLKAKDRISISQRTIL